The following DNA comes from Pseudosulfitobacter pseudonitzschiae.
GCCCAAATGGCCGCGCGGACCCAGCTTTGAAAACGCGCTGCTGCAGAACGTGGTTTCGGGCCACTCGACCGTCCTGAACCCCACCGCTCTGGACATCGTGCGCCGCGCGGGCGTGCCTGCGGGCATCGCCTTTCACGATTGGTGGCTGTACCAATTGCTGACCGGCGCGGCCGCGCGGGTGGTGCTGGACACCCAAACGGTGCTGCACTACCGCCAGCACACAGACAACGTCATGGGCAGCTTTCGCGGCCCGCTGGCACGGCGGCTGGGGCTAATGCTGGACGGCACTTTCGGCGGCTGGATGGCGGTAAACATGGCCGCATTACAGGCCACAGACGTGCTGACCCCCGCTGCGCGTGCTAAAATTGAGACAGTTTTGACCGCCCCGCGCCGCCTCGCCCGCGCCCTGAATCAGACCGGTACCCACCGACAAAACCGCGCGGATAATGCCGCCCTGTTTGCGGTGGCGGTACTGGGCCGGATTTAGGGTTAAAGCCGCCATCACCCCGTATGGCACTTGATAATCAGTCATTATAACGCTATATACTGCCATAAACACTGACAGGAGCCGCACAATGCAGATCGCAAACTTTGCCAAAAGCGGGCAGTTCGAACCGCGCAACATCGCCACAGCCCTGCGCACATCTGCCGAAGAAATCGCCATGACCGTGGGTCTCAGCAAAGACGCGCTGCAACGGCGCACGCGCGTGCAATCGGACAAAACCCAACGCCGCCTACGCGAACTGGTCGAGGTGCTGAACAAGGTTGAACCGCGCTTTGGTTCGGAACTGATGGCTTATGCCTGGTACCGCTCGGAACCCCTGCCCGGCTTTGACGGACGCACCGCGATGCAGTTGGTCCAAGAGGGCAAGGCGCAACAGGTTCTGGAATATATCGACGCGGTTGATGCGGGCGTCTTTGCCTGATGCCATTGCAAAACGGGCGCTACCAAGGACCGCTTTACCGCGCCCTGAACCCAGCCTATGCCCGCGAACCCCTGTCAGGGCGCGGCGCGGGTCTCTATGGCGGGCGGTTCAATACCAAAGGCACGCCAACGCTCTACACCGCGCTTGATCCGGCCACGGCACTGCGCGAGTCCAATCAGGTGGGCAATTTGCAGCCAACGGTTCTGGTGTCCTATCACGGTGATCTGGGGCAGATATTTGACACGCGCGACGCTGCCGCGCTGGCCAGTTACAACATGACAGGGCAGATGCTGGAAAACCCCGACTGGCGCGCCGCCATGCTGGACGGCAGGCCGGTGCCAACACAAACCTTTGCAAATGCCCTGATCAGGGACGGTTTTGCCGGTCTTCTGGTGCGCAGCTTTGCCAAGGGCACGACATCAGACAACCTGAATCTTGTGCTTTGGCACTGGATCAACGGCGATTGCACGCTTCAGGTCATTGACGATGAAAACAGGCTGGGCCGGATGTAATCACGGCCCCGGCGGCGCGGCCATATTGCGCTCGTGATGGTCAATGGCCTCTTCCAGATCGTCGTAATAGGTCAGCGTCCCACGCTCCAGCACCGCACCCGCATCACCCACCGCCGTCACCTCGTCGATCAGATAGGTGTCAAAGGCGATGCCCATCGAGGTGCCAAAGGCCAGCCGCGATTTCATCCCCGAAGAATAGGATTTCAGCGGCAGGTGAAAATGCTGACCAACTTCGGCAAAGCCCTGTACAAAATCCACCAGATCGCCGGTATCAACGCCGTAAATCCGCGCCACAAAACGCACGTTCTGCGCGCCTGTCAGTTCGTTATGGAACGATCCGGCAAAGCCCACCGGCCACGAAATCGTGCCATTCGAAACGATGCGCCCGCTAGTGGGTTCCATCGTCCCCGCAACCATACGCAAAAGACTGGATTTCCCCGCCCCGTTGCGCCCCAGCAACGTCACCCGCCGCAGGTTTTTTCTGTGGAAACTGTAGGCCGGTTTGCCAAAGAGTGATCTTTCAGGGTGCAGCTAAATTTCTATCTGCACTAGCCCTACCGTACCGACCTTAACCGAGTCTAAACAAGCTTCACCGCCATCCCGTCAACTCAACCCCGGCAGCCACAGGATCACCTGCGGAAATGCCACCATGATCGTCACAACCACAGCATCCGCCACCAGAAACCAGATCACCCCGCGAAAAATCACGCCCAAGGAAATCGTACGATCCACCACGCCTTTGATCACAAAGACATTCAGCCCGACGGGTGGGGTGATCATCCCGATTTCAAGGAATTTAGCCACGAACACGCCGAACCAGATCAGCGAAATGCCCGCCTCGTCCACCACGGGCAACAGCACCGGCAGCGTCAGCAGCATCGCGCCAATCGGGTCAAGGAACATACCAAGGATGATATAGACAAGCGCGATTCCCAGAACCAAGGCCAGTTCAGACGCGCCAAAGGTCAGGATCGTCTGGGTTATCAATTCGCCCGAACCGGACAGCGCCAAAAACCGCGTCAGCAGGTTGGCCCCGATGGCGATCAGGAACAGCGCCGCAGTGGTCACAATGGTTTCGTTCACCGAACGGCGCAGGGTGGCCATCGTCAGCCCGCCGCCGGCCCATGCGATGATACAGGCCGCCAGCGCGCCCACTGCCCCCGCCTCGGTTGCGGTGAAAAGACCCGCGAACATGCCGCCGATCACCACCACGAACAGCAAGATCACCGGCCAGATGCCCCGCAGGTGGCCGAAGCGTTCGCGCCAGCTAGCCGGATCTTCGCGCACGGGTGCCAGCGCCGGATTGATCCGCACGCGGATATAAATCATTGCCGCATAGACAAGGGCCGTCAGAACGCCCGCGCCGATACCGCCCAGAAACAGCTGGCCAATCGGCACTTGGGCAAAAATGCCGAACAGGATCAACAGAATCGATGGTGGGATCAGCGCACCCAGCGTACCGGCTGCCGCGATTGACCCCGTCGCCAGCCCCGGATCATAGCCCGCGCGCGTCATCTCGGGCACCGCGATCCGCCCCATTGCAGCCGCGCAAGCCACCGACGAACCGGTAACCGCAGCAAAGCCGCCCGCGCCGAACACCGATGCAATTGCCAGACCACCAGGCAAGGCCCCCAGCCACGCCCGTGCCGCAGCAAACAGCGCCCGCGTCATGCCGCCATGATAACAGACATATCCCATCAACAGAAACATCGGCACTGACGACAGCGTCCATTTTGCCGCGAACTGATAGGGCACGCTGGTCAGAATACCCCATGCCGGGCGCGGTCCCAGCAGGATGTAAATGCCGGTAAAGCTGACAAGGATCAGCGACAACCCGACAGGCATCCGCAGCAGCAAAAGCAGCGCCAGCACGGCCAGTCCGGCCAATCCGATAATTTCCGGTGTCATTGGCCGGTCTCCCCTGCGGTCTCTGCGACATCGGGCACCAGCGGCAGGCGCGCCTCTTCAACACCCACAATACCCAGAACGATACGCAGCAAATATGTCATCGCCAGCAGGGCAAAGCCTGCGGGCAACAAAAAGTAGCCTTGCCAGACGGCCATCGACACGCCGTCTTCGACTGCGACTGACCCGCTGGCATAGCGGCGCATCGCCTCGTCCCACATTGTTGACGTCAGCCCGCAACAGGTCGCAAAAGCCAGCACATGCACCAGCATCCCGACCCACCGCTGCGCCACTGGCGGCAGGTTGCCATAGACCAGATCGACAGAAATATTGCGGTCCTGCGCCTCGGCCATGGCCAGCGGCAAAAAGGCAATCGCAACCATAAAGTAATTGGCCACGATCACCGACACGAAGGGAATGCGCATGTTGAACACCTGCCGCGAGAATGCGTCAGAGGCGACGGTCAGCATCATCGCTATCACCGCAACGGCGGCAATCGCGGCAGCGATGCGGGTCAGCAAAAGGTCGATGCGGATCAAATGTGCCATCAATATAGCTTTCGTTGGTCTGGGGTCTGGCAGGAACGGGCAAAAGATGTCCCGCCGCAGCCAAAGCAGCGCGGCGGGACCAAAGCGCGGTTAACCCAACGACGCAGGGTCGATTTTCGAGAACACTTCGCGCAGGTACAGATCGCCCACGACCTTTGGGTCGCTGGTGTCGATGTCCTTGACCAAAGCATCCCACTTGGCGACCAGTTCCTGAAACCGAGCAACCTGTGTTTCGGCGTCCGCGATACCATAATCATCACGATTCAGCGTCACGACGCTGGCCATATCCGACGTGCGGAAGGCTTCGGATTTCTCCTTTACGTCGTCTTCAGGCTCCAGCAACTCGACGCCGTGCGCCGCAGGATCGGCAAGGATCATTTCGGCCTGATTGACGCTGTCGATGGTCGCAATGGCGTGACCGATGGCGGCACCATCAATCATCGCGCGCTTGGTCTGATCGCTCAGCCCCGCCCATGTCATCGCACTGACGTTGAACATGGTATTGCCAATGAACACAGCAATCGGCTGGTTCAGCGCATAGTCGGCAACTTCACCGGTCGACAGCGTGTCCAGTGTTTCCAGCGTATGTACGTT
Coding sequences within:
- a CDS encoding RES family NAD+ phosphorylase, yielding MPLQNGRYQGPLYRALNPAYAREPLSGRGAGLYGGRFNTKGTPTLYTALDPATALRESNQVGNLQPTVLVSYHGDLGQIFDTRDAAALASYNMTGQMLENPDWRAAMLDGRPVPTQTFANALIRDGFAGLLVRSFAKGTTSDNLNLVLWHWINGDCTLQVIDDENRLGRM
- a CDS encoding MbcA/ParS/Xre antitoxin family protein, whose translation is MQIANFAKSGQFEPRNIATALRTSAEEIAMTVGLSKDALQRRTRVQSDKTQRRLRELVEVLNKVEPRFGSELMAYAWYRSEPLPGFDGRTAMQLVQEGKAQQVLEYIDAVDAGVFA
- a CDS encoding TRAP transporter large permease — encoded protein: MTPEIIGLAGLAVLALLLLLRMPVGLSLILVSFTGIYILLGPRPAWGILTSVPYQFAAKWTLSSVPMFLLMGYVCYHGGMTRALFAAARAWLGALPGGLAIASVFGAGGFAAVTGSSVACAAAMGRIAVPEMTRAGYDPGLATGSIAAAGTLGALIPPSILLILFGIFAQVPIGQLFLGGIGAGVLTALVYAAMIYIRVRINPALAPVREDPASWRERFGHLRGIWPVILLFVVVIGGMFAGLFTATEAGAVGALAACIIAWAGGGLTMATLRRSVNETIVTTAALFLIAIGANLLTRFLALSGSGELITQTILTFGASELALVLGIALVYIILGMFLDPIGAMLLTLPVLLPVVDEAGISLIWFGVFVAKFLEIGMITPPVGLNVFVIKGVVDRTISLGVIFRGVIWFLVADAVVVTIMVAFPQVILWLPGLS
- a CDS encoding glycosyltransferase — its product is MSDSTPPLTVLMATRNGAAHLPAQLASLAAQIHRNWQLWVSDDGSQDATRAIILDFARTHDVRLIDGPQRGAVANFMHLLCHPELPPAPAALSDQDDIWLPDKLARAVTALTRTDAPVIYGGSSVHITNNDKPVGTSPKWPRGPSFENALLQNVVSGHSTVLNPTALDIVRRAGVPAGIAFHDWWLYQLLTGAAARVVLDTQTVLHYRQHTDNVMGSFRGPLARRLGLMLDGTFGGWMAVNMAALQATDVLTPAARAKIETVLTAPRRLARALNQTGTHRQNRADNAALFAVAVLGRI
- a CDS encoding TRAP transporter small permease subunit gives rise to the protein MAHLIRIDLLLTRIAAAIAAVAVIAMMLTVASDAFSRQVFNMRIPFVSVIVANYFMVAIAFLPLAMAEAQDRNISVDLVYGNLPPVAQRWVGMLVHVLAFATCCGLTSTMWDEAMRRYASGSVAVEDGVSMAVWQGYFLLPAGFALLAMTYLLRIVLGIVGVEEARLPLVPDVAETAGETGQ